Proteins from a genomic interval of Pantoea deleyi:
- the moeB gene encoding molybdopterin-synthase adenylyltransferase MoeB: protein MLPELSDEEMLRYNRQIVLRGFDFDGQERLKASQALVVGLGGLGCAAAPYLAAAGVGSLTLLDFDTVSHSNLQRQILHYDADIGRDKVASAAQSLAAINPHCQLHPVNGQLDDAALLALIARQQVVLDCTDNVAVREQLNRLCRQQRVPLVSGAAIRMEGQISVFNWQPGTPCYRCISRLFGEQTLSCVEAGVMAPLVGVIGAMQAMEAIKVLTAFGSPATSRLLMYDAMSAEFRSMKVAQDPHCEVCGDGAEHQR, encoded by the coding sequence CTGCGCTACAACCGGCAGATTGTCCTGCGCGGCTTCGATTTTGACGGACAGGAGCGGCTGAAGGCGAGTCAGGCGCTCGTCGTCGGGCTGGGCGGACTGGGCTGCGCCGCTGCGCCCTACCTGGCGGCGGCCGGTGTCGGCAGCCTGACGCTGCTCGACTTTGACACCGTTTCGCACTCTAACCTGCAGCGACAGATCCTGCATTATGATGCAGATATTGGCCGTGACAAAGTGGCGTCAGCCGCGCAGAGTCTGGCCGCCATTAACCCCCACTGCCAGCTCCATCCGGTCAACGGGCAGCTGGACGATGCGGCCCTGCTGGCGTTGATTGCGCGGCAGCAGGTGGTGCTGGACTGCACCGATAACGTTGCGGTGCGCGAGCAGCTAAACCGGCTCTGTCGCCAGCAGCGGGTCCCGCTGGTCTCCGGTGCGGCGATACGGATGGAAGGCCAGATCAGCGTATTCAACTGGCAACCCGGCACGCCCTGCTATCGCTGCATCAGTCGCCTGTTCGGCGAGCAGACCCTGAGCTGCGTGGAAGCGGGCGTCATGGCTCCGCTGGTTGGCGTGATCGGCGCGATGCAGGCGATGGAGGCGATTAAAGTGCTGACCGCCTTTGGCTCGCCTGCCACCAGCCGGTTGCTGATGTACGATGCCATGAGCGCGGAGTTCCGCAGCATGAAGGTGGCGCAGGACCCGCACTGTGAAGTGTGTGGCGATGGGGCTGAACATCAGCGCTGA